Proteins encoded by one window of Streptomyces sp. NBC_01571:
- the eccD gene encoding type VII secretion integral membrane protein EccD, which yields MSMTASATTTGAGGPGPGAPQGAGTGLGFCRVTIVAPDSRIDVALPDDIPVADIYPEILRLSQQSPAEDAPVGYHLVRRDGTVLDSSRSFAAQRILDGELLTLRPFSESLPPAVFDDVSEAVASAVTRERSLWSGDLTRAAGLVGGAVLPTLLAFVAWTADPRHDMHSLPGILAGVTGVLLVVLAAVRARIYDDRASAVALGLGALSNVGVAGSGLLAVAHGEGIGKLQFLLACAAVLVASVILTLCSPSGDGPFVAFVFASAIGLVTVFVALLVHWTPTETAALCAPVAVGALAFLPGMSMRFARIPIGFDPPNATPRSAYGAEPAPPEPVDAGRIEAQTRRGHELLVGLVGGCALLAVGASAVLGFSDDLWGQLLAFATGVALLMRAHLFRYTAQVAPVLGAGLGALVLLGLGLALHPPHSLVRDALAGDRADLDIRTIWLVAAIAAAAALVTALGLILPRGGLTPFWGRFLEIAESFVLLTLIPLALAVFDVYGTARSMTG from the coding sequence GTGAGCATGACGGCCTCCGCGACAACCACCGGAGCCGGCGGGCCGGGCCCGGGAGCCCCCCAGGGGGCGGGCACCGGCCTCGGCTTCTGCCGGGTCACCATCGTCGCGCCCGACAGCCGGATCGACGTGGCACTGCCCGACGACATCCCCGTCGCCGACATCTACCCGGAGATCCTGCGGCTCTCCCAGCAGAGCCCCGCCGAGGACGCCCCGGTCGGCTACCACCTCGTACGCCGCGACGGAACCGTCCTCGACAGCTCGCGCTCCTTCGCCGCCCAGCGGATCCTCGACGGCGAACTCCTCACCCTGCGCCCCTTCTCCGAGTCGCTGCCGCCCGCCGTCTTCGACGACGTCTCCGAGGCCGTCGCGTCCGCGGTGACCCGCGAACGCAGCCTGTGGAGCGGCGACCTGACGCGGGCCGCCGGGCTCGTCGGCGGCGCCGTGCTGCCGACGCTGCTCGCCTTCGTGGCCTGGACCGCCGATCCCCGCCACGACATGCACAGCCTGCCCGGCATCCTCGCGGGCGTCACCGGCGTGCTCCTGGTCGTCCTCGCGGCGGTCCGCGCCCGGATCTACGACGACCGCGCCTCCGCGGTCGCGCTCGGGCTCGGCGCGCTGTCGAACGTGGGCGTCGCGGGCTCCGGGCTGCTCGCCGTCGCGCACGGTGAGGGCATCGGCAAGCTGCAGTTCCTGCTGGCCTGCGCCGCGGTCCTGGTCGCCTCGGTGATCCTGACGCTGTGCTCGCCGAGCGGGGACGGTCCGTTCGTCGCCTTCGTGTTCGCCTCCGCCATCGGCCTGGTCACCGTGTTCGTGGCCCTGCTCGTGCACTGGACGCCCACCGAGACCGCCGCGCTCTGCGCACCGGTCGCCGTCGGAGCCCTCGCCTTCCTGCCGGGCATGTCCATGCGCTTCGCCCGCATCCCGATCGGTTTCGACCCTCCGAACGCCACCCCGCGCAGCGCGTACGGCGCCGAGCCCGCCCCTCCGGAGCCCGTCGACGCCGGCCGCATCGAGGCACAGACCCGCCGCGGCCACGAACTCCTCGTCGGCCTCGTCGGCGGGTGCGCGCTGCTCGCCGTCGGCGCCTCGGCGGTGCTCGGCTTCTCCGACGACCTCTGGGGACAGCTGCTCGCCTTCGCGACCGGCGTCGCCCTCCTGATGCGCGCCCATCTCTTCCGCTACACCGCGCAGGTCGCCCCCGTGCTGGGCGCGGGCCTCGGCGCCCTCGTCCTGCTCGGCCTCGGCCTGGCACTCCACCCGCCGCACTCCCTGGTGCGCGACGCCCTCGCCGGAGACCGCGCGGACCTGGACATCCGTACGATCTGGCTCGTCGCGGCGATCGCGGCGGCGGCCGCGCTGGTCACCGCGCTCGGCCTGATCCTGCCGCGCGGAGGCCTCACCCCGTTCTGGGGCCGCTTCCTGGAGATCGCCGAGAGCTTCGTGCTGCTCACCCTGATCCCGCTGGCACTCGCGGTCTTCGACGTCTACGGCACGGCCCGCTCGATGACGGGCTGA
- a CDS encoding DUF397 domain-containing protein gives MAEAAADRDVDVRDADVRARKERERDELYALDISDVEWQSAPGTEEHEERVEIAYLPAGAVAMRSSLDPETVLRYTEAEWRAFVLGARDGEFDLEPAPHNGGLAAE, from the coding sequence ATGGCCGAGGCAGCAGCGGACAGGGACGTCGACGTCAGGGACGCGGACGTCAGGGCGCGCAAGGAGCGGGAGCGGGACGAGCTCTACGCGCTCGACATCTCGGACGTCGAGTGGCAGAGCGCGCCGGGTACGGAGGAGCACGAGGAGCGGGTCGAGATCGCGTATCTGCCCGCGGGTGCGGTGGCCATGCGTTCGTCGCTCGACCCGGAGACGGTCCTGCGGTACACGGAGGCGGAGTGGCGGGCCTTCGTGCTGGGGGCCCGGGACGGCGAGTTCGATCTGGAGCCGGCGCCGCACAACGGCGGCCTCGCGGCGGAGTAG
- the rpsO gene encoding 30S ribosomal protein S15, whose protein sequence is MSLDAATKKQLISEFGQKEGDTGSPEVQVAMLSRRISDLTEHLKTHKHDHHSRRGLLILVGQRRRLLQYLAKKDIQRFRALVDRLGIRRGAAGAK, encoded by the coding sequence GTGTCGCTCGACGCCGCTACGAAGAAGCAGCTCATCAGTGAGTTCGGTCAGAAGGAGGGCGACACCGGCTCCCCCGAGGTCCAGGTCGCCATGCTCTCGCGCCGCATCTCGGACCTGACCGAGCACCTCAAGACCCACAAGCACGACCACCACTCCCGTCGTGGTCTGCTGATCCTGGTCGGTCAGCGCCGCCGGCTGCTGCAGTACCTGGCCAAGAAGGACATCCAGCGCTTCCGTGCGCTGGTCGACCGCCTGGGCATCCGCCGCGGTGCGGCGGGCGCCAAGTAA
- a CDS encoding polyribonucleotide nucleotidyltransferase: protein MENETHYAEAVIDNGSFGTRTIRFETGRLAKQAAGSAVAYLDDDTMVLSATSASKKPKDQLDFFPLTVDVEERMYAAGKIPGSFFRREGRPSEDAVLTCRLIDRPLRPSFKKGLRNEIQVVATIMALNPDHLYDVVAINAASASTQLAGLPFSGPVGGVRVALINGQWVAFPTHTELEDAVFDMVVAGRVLEDGDVAIMMVEAEATDKTIQLVKGGAEAPTEEVVASGLDAAKPFIKVLCKAQSDLAAKAAKPTAEFPIFLDYQDDVLEALTAAVKSELAQALTIAGKQDREAELDRVKEIAAEKLLPQFEGREKEISAAYRALTKKLVRERVIKDKVRIDGRGVTDIRTLAAEVEAIPRVHGSALFERGETQILGVTTLNMLRMEQQLDTLSPVTRKRYMHNYNFPPYSVGETGRVGSPKRREIGHGALAERAIVPVLPTREEFPYAIRQVSEALGSNGSTSMGSVCASTMSLLNAGVPLKAPVAGIAMGLISQEIDGQTHYVALTDILGAEDAFGDMDFKVAGTKEFVTALQLDTKLDGIPASVLAAALKQARDARLHILDVMMEAIDTPDEMSPNAPRIITVKIPVDKIGEVIGPKGKMINQIQEDTGAEITIEDDGTIYIGAADGPAAEAARATINGIANPTMPEVGERYLGTVVKTTTFGAFVSLLPGKDGLLHISQIRKLAGGKRVENVEDVLGVGQKVQVEIAEIDSRGKLSLIPVIEGEGDDDKKDDTDQ, encoded by the coding sequence GTGGAGAACGAGACCCACTACGCCGAGGCCGTTATCGACAACGGTTCCTTCGGCACCCGCACCATCCGCTTCGAGACGGGCCGCCTGGCCAAGCAGGCCGCCGGCTCCGCCGTGGCGTACCTGGACGACGACACCATGGTGCTGTCGGCCACCAGCGCTTCCAAGAAGCCCAAGGACCAGCTCGACTTCTTCCCCCTCACGGTGGACGTCGAGGAGCGGATGTACGCCGCCGGCAAGATCCCCGGCAGCTTCTTCCGCCGTGAGGGCCGGCCCTCCGAGGACGCCGTCCTCACCTGCCGCCTGATCGACCGCCCGCTGCGCCCGTCCTTCAAGAAGGGCCTGCGCAACGAGATCCAGGTCGTCGCCACGATCATGGCGCTCAACCCCGACCACCTGTACGACGTCGTGGCGATCAACGCCGCCTCCGCGTCCACCCAGCTGGCCGGTCTGCCCTTCTCCGGCCCGGTCGGCGGCGTCCGCGTCGCGCTGATCAACGGCCAGTGGGTCGCGTTCCCGACGCACACCGAGCTCGAGGACGCCGTCTTCGACATGGTCGTCGCCGGTCGCGTCCTGGAGGACGGCGACGTCGCGATCATGATGGTCGAGGCCGAGGCCACCGACAAGACGATCCAGCTGGTCAAGGGTGGCGCCGAGGCGCCGACCGAGGAGGTCGTGGCCTCCGGCCTCGACGCCGCGAAGCCCTTCATCAAGGTCCTGTGCAAGGCGCAGTCGGACCTCGCCGCGAAGGCCGCCAAGCCGACCGCCGAGTTCCCGATCTTCCTCGACTACCAGGACGACGTCCTGGAGGCCCTCACCGCCGCGGTCAAGAGCGAGCTCGCCCAGGCGCTCACCATCGCCGGCAAGCAGGACCGCGAGGCCGAGCTGGACCGCGTCAAGGAGATCGCCGCCGAGAAGCTGCTCCCGCAGTTCGAGGGCCGCGAGAAGGAGATCTCCGCCGCGTACCGCGCGCTGACCAAGAAGCTGGTCCGCGAGCGCGTCATCAAGGACAAGGTCCGCATCGACGGCCGCGGCGTCACGGACATCCGTACGCTCGCCGCCGAGGTCGAGGCCATCCCGCGCGTGCACGGCTCGGCGCTGTTCGAGCGTGGCGAGACCCAGATCCTGGGCGTCACCACCCTCAACATGCTCCGCATGGAGCAGCAGCTGGACACCCTCTCCCCGGTGACCCGCAAGCGCTACATGCACAACTACAACTTCCCGCCGTACTCCGTCGGTGAGACCGGCCGCGTCGGCTCCCCGAAGCGCCGCGAGATCGGCCACGGCGCGCTCGCCGAGCGCGCGATCGTGCCGGTCCTGCCGACCCGCGAGGAGTTCCCCTACGCGATCCGCCAGGTGTCCGAGGCGCTCGGCTCCAACGGCTCGACGTCCATGGGCTCCGTCTGCGCCTCCACCATGTCGCTGCTGAACGCCGGTGTGCCGCTCAAGGCCCCCGTCGCCGGTATCGCCATGGGCCTGATCTCCCAGGAGATCGACGGCCAGACGCACTACGTCGCCCTCACCGACATCCTCGGTGCGGAGGACGCCTTCGGCGACATGGACTTCAAGGTCGCCGGCACCAAGGAGTTCGTCACCGCCCTCCAGCTCGACACCAAGCTGGACGGCATCCCGGCCTCCGTCCTGGCCGCGGCCCTCAAGCAGGCCCGCGACGCCCGCCTCCACATCCTCGACGTGATGATGGAAGCGATCGACACGCCGGACGAGATGTCCCCGAACGCCCCGCGGATCATCACGGTCAAGATCCCCGTGGACAAGATCGGTGAGGTCATCGGCCCCAAGGGCAAGATGATCAACCAGATCCAGGAGGACACCGGCGCCGAGATCACGATCGAGGACGACGGCACCATCTACATCGGTGCCGCCGACGGCCCGGCCGCCGAGGCCGCCCGCGCCACGATCAACGGCATCGCCAACCCGACCATGCCGGAGGTCGGCGAGCGCTACCTGGGCACCGTCGTGAAGACGACGACCTTCGGCGCGTTCGTGTCGCTGCTCCCGGGCAAGGACGGACTGCTGCACATCTCGCAGATCCGCAAGCTCGCCGGCGGCAAGCGCGTGGAGAACGTCGAGGACGTCCTCGGTGTGGG